Within the Aphis gossypii isolate Hap1 unplaced genomic scaffold, ASM2018417v2 Contig00423, whole genome shotgun sequence genome, the region aaaaaatctattaaacatCCCTCAGCCTGATAGAATCAGAAACTCTGATATCAATGTGCCCTACGTTTTTGTTGTAGATGATGCTTTCCCTCTGACAGAAAACATGATGAAACCATTTAGACGAGCTCAATTAACTTCCGTCAACAGAAAGATATTTAACTACCGCTTGTCCCGAGCCAGACGCATTATTGAAAATGCATTCGGAATTTTGGTGGCTCGATTCAGAATATTTCATACAGCAATCAACTTGAAACCCGAACACATTGATTCCGTCGTTATGGCTTGCTGTGTACTACATaactttttactaaaaatggtACCTAGTTAGTATGCTCCTCCAGAGTGCTTTGACCGTGAAAATACGAGTGAAGGCACAATTTTAACAGGATATGAAGCACAAAACGATCACACATATGGATTAAATAGAAGCAATTTAGGAAACCCACCTCCATCGGCCAAAGAGTTGCGTGaggattttatgaaatattttgctaATGAAGGTCAAGTTCCTTGGCAACAGGActgtatttgaaattttattattttattaaacttatgtactaactaaatacttattgtaatattaatcaaataaagtctatactatttaaaatatgccaTTATTGTATgccaattcaattaaaattataacttacgtttccaaaaatactgttttcaTTATCAAAATCGTTTTCTAAACTGGAATGGGAAGTTCTTGGTGTATCTTGGTCACCCAGAaaactaaatcaaaaaattacaagCGCAAAGGTAAATAGTCATTTTTGTaagaaatgtttttgaaaatttattaagatactaatactagtaataaaaaagtagaattaaaaagtattaaaaatacttttaaaatactattgttatttacaaatacTCACAAAGTATTTGAATGgtacaaaagtattttttattaattttatgctatattttataatatatatatattatattgtacatcaatataggtacctattatgttaCTACTTACTTactattgtgttttttaaattttaaacattgttattacctaggtacttttacttaacaaaaacataatattagtatatttattttaataggtatcttTTCAGACATTcagtaaaatatgaaagtaaTCAGTATCCTATAAATgatatactataggtattagTTACAGCaatatcaaacttaaaaattatattaaaaaaattgtatttaaaataccattgAAATACATCAGTCTTTAAATACTAGTATTCAAATACTTGTATTCGAATACTTTACAAGACTGTAAACAGTGGTAAAATAATCtgcaaaatatatctaattaattaattttgtaaaagaaaATTGGACTTAGTTACCTCAACAATGAAAAGTACCACAATTTTGGTTTGTATACAGTGTCAGCCGACGCACCAGACTTAAtggattgttttatttttttgttctctTTTCTGTAAGCGCTTCTGaggttgttaattttttttattacactgtCTTTTGTGGCGTTTGATTCGATTTCTTGTTGTTTGTTGACCAGTTTCCCATATGCTGTATCTTTTTTATTCCTGTCATGGTATTCTTTTGACTTTACATTCCAAAGACAAGGCTCGCTTtcatataactttataaactcTTCCGTGAATTCGCGGCTCATTTTCAAAGTTTGTTTAAAAGaagtaagtttttaaaacaaaagtacctacttttgtaggcttgtattaaaataaaaaaaacaaacaaaataattacgtcaaatgataagtgataacaataattaataacaaagtaataataatgatatcgcACTAATCCTCAAGGCAGACCGCAAGTGTGCCACCACACGAATAACTTTTAACTGTACAGTCCGGCCCGCGCAGTTTTTCCTTTTGAAATTTCGAAAAGGATTTTTTGGACTGTGCGGGCCGACATAGGCCTCAAGGCTGACCCTATACACGTAGAGGAAATCCTCAAGGTTTGGACTGCGCAGTCCAAGCCTTGAGGATTTCCTCTACGTGTGTACCTACCTTTAGAGtagaaatataatgtacttcATTACGATTTACATTGTCGgcaataaaagtatacaaaacacacgtttatgttattattcatattaataatacctagcataagtaaaaacattaaattagatttaaaatattttatattttatgtttaatgatatatacttacaatgaTCTTTGAgaagttgaaatattaaaaaaaaatgtttccgtGTGTCTTTGTGCTGAGCAGTTTGAGGTGAATGATATGATGTGACATAATTACTCTCGGTACTTTCTAAATAATACTAGGTCCtctactcgtatttatataagttctCAATGTCGTACAGGggattagtattattaataatcataatttaggTTTGATTTAGAGTGGATGGatctcattataataatttacatatttatgaaaatataacatgttgTTTCCGCtaaatgtgataaaaaatcCTAATCCACGGAAACGCCCTGCTTTGCATATGTTTTATGTCAACGTTATGTTAAtgttaatgtttatgttaacGGTGTGTtttatgtcaatatttttacgcgaataacaatatttctacatggtacataataataattattcatatgagtagtgatataatatactattagtatatacctactatcaaGGTGACGTACTACAATATTCTTGTTATTGCAGGCGCTGCCCACTACTATTACTACCCACTAGGCAAAAAGAGTTCCAGAACATTCCAACAACATAGGTAttaatgtaacaaaaaaacgTTCTAAGCGAAATGTTTTAGTTCCATTTCAGAACTGTGTAGTAACCAGTGATAGTTACTGCACGCTTCTTTTACGACGAATGCACGTTCCGTCGTAGGTTGGAGAGTTGAGgtatatataagttaacaataaattaataagacaattgatacgtttattaacttataaaacaataatgaaaaggCTTTCGTTAGCGTAAGCACAAGTACTTAGCTACCGGAGAGCAAGTGACAACACTAACTTGGTCTAACTGACTCTTAGCTAACTCTAACTAactctaattaaatctatgatgaggactcatatttatatggaacatGCCGTGATGGAGAATCGGATGATCTACGTCTATGAAGTGGCGTGATGTGTCTAATCCAATCAGGAAACGGCATTAGTGGTCCGACTCGGTGGCATGATATAGTCATAGGCCACTGGACTGCGGAActacgtttttatactaaaaacgtcGGTTTACTACAACTGTATGGAAGTaacttaattttgaattatggcCAAACaacaatacataaatgttaaatgattAACATTCTTGTAACGTCCGATAAAATCGGTACAAGAACaatgtattaaagtataaaaaaaaaacgttttataaaaatactttagtaTCGATTTAGAACTGTAACAaagtaacttaaattttaattgtatcagAAAATCgatacattattgttaaatttgaaacatttttggaaGTTCTGATAGAAACGTtatatgaacaatattttaaaacaaataagtaaaaactaaaatgtaaacagGATTTTGATGTTTccaaaacgttttaaataaacataacagattttatttatagaacatGTGATAAGCcgataacgattattattataataggtattaagatggttattgttattacaaataatttacaatcgtCCATAACCGTCGTATCCATAGTCTATAGCTATTTCACTATTTGTTCACTATTTGCATTTTGCTATTTACGCGTTCTTGTCGTGTGCACTATTGCAACACcgttgtatgtaatatattatattatcatcaacCCATCGTGCGACCATACGctgcaaatatataataatatggatgaCTCCACGACCAAGCAACACCAACAAAAGTATGATCACTAAAaaggtatgtattttattagctatatgttattattatttgttagaaataactggttttacttttttgctATGTCCACTGTCcagctataatagtatatataggtatcataACAACTAATACTATGTGTTTAATGTAcctaagtttataatatattatgaacaaagcattatttattaggaCCAAGCATTGAAAACATCTCAAATATGATAGCTATTTCCTAAGAAAAGACCcacttatacaatacaatttcaatCCTCTGTTAacgataactataatattaatgttagtagaaattttacataattaacatCATACTaggtaattgtataattttagttcTAGAAACCattcattttgtattaaacacaaaaaaaaaaaaatataaaatacattgttttaaaagatatttatatagctTTCCAACACAAATACCTACACAATTAATCATGGACAGCGTTAGATTTATTCatgtatttatctatattctaggtatatatatttagtatttaacctGTGCAGTGTAGAAATCTACtgtatggtaaaatatttttttttaaattacagctAATTCTATATCTTTCCCTCtatctttaatattcaatatttgtaaaaataagtaagtgAATTTCCAAGCTCGTTTAAAgaatcaattattgttattccaatttttaaaaaagaggataaaaataaatgttctatTTATCAACCTATACGTTTAACTCTTACGATATCCaagttattcaaaaatgtttaaagataATAGGAGATTAAAATTCCTcaataagcataatattttttgacaaaaaccaTTTTGTCCATAGGCGTGCACACAGGTTCAGGGTGTTTCTGGTCACCCCCTGACATTAAAATTGGGGCCCAAAATGTAAGTCTTATAGCATATATATGGGcccgtaataatttattaaaacatgtattatgtacatgtCTTGCTAAGATAGGGCCCAAAGATATTGTAGGACCGCCCCCCCCTGAAATGCAGGTCTGTGCACGCCTCTGAATATGTCAATACTTACAATGCATTATATGACACTACTAAATTTattcatgaaaatattgatgattaaaaaaatgtacttgatattttactaaaaaaattgtacttatgtggtatttatatattatatatgaactaCAAATGTAAGTATCAATTCcatattagtatttactacagtacgtattgtatttatagtatattttattataagtacataaacggtatgttttaatattatatattataattttaatacataattaattatatattagaattattattaataagggCATAAGGCggtatatataatctatatatgtaataatatttatatcatattttgtttgttatgtATATAGACTTGGGTTATTGgatattttacaaatgaaGATGATAATACAGTTGAGTCCATTCAAAACCATAgtcattatacaaataataattattcagtaGTACCATCGATATGGTTAACTTACAATGACGGTAATTATATGTGCAAATGgccaacaaaaaaatcaacaaatatttcaaaccttgttaaaatgtacaaagaTATAACCAAAGATTTTAGCTACCATTTGTTTTACCttgcaaacaatattttttatggcaagtatattatttataattataatttaatttaactttatttcacacacacacacacacatgcatacaaattataacaatcaGCGCCGGATTGAGAGTTTTCGGCCCACCgagattttatatttctatcgggtttatatatatatatatataaactttataatttactttttattacaatttcaacAACTTCATCAAATCCTGgcttttattagatattaagtCAATAACATcttcattattaatagtttgaaGTAAGTCTTTTTCAACAGACATTAAAAGAAATGTCTCTAATTTTGGTTGAGAAAGACAATTTCTTAAGCggttaagaatatatttaagttttgaaaaagtaGTTTCGCACCTAATTTGTGTACAAGAAAGtgtcaatacaaatttataaactatataaagaTGAGAATAAGCTGAAGAATGTAAGTTGTATTTGTGTAATACAGCATATACACacctaatacaattttgacaAGCATTTCCTTTACCTTTTTCTGTACATATAGTATTTTCATcactttcaattaaaatttcattttcttcATCACTCAGTTCTTCCATTAAATTTGAACCAGAAGCAATTTTTTTCAGTCTTggccattttaaaataaaatctttaagtTCAGTTTGAATACTGCCAGCTGTTATTTCAGGTTTGAAtttctgaatttttttacttaaaaattcaaatgctaTAGTGggtaaattagtattaatgaaatattgtgGATTTAAGTAGGATATATCTTCATATAATTTGCCATGAGTATTAAATCGTTTTTCCAAACTGCTAATTATTTGATCATAAATTacattgtaaacatttatttcatattttaattttggatcTGTTTGAGGTTGGTCATTTGTATTTTCTCCGGAcatctttttctttttcagaATTCTTTTAACTGGAAATGTAGTTGCAACTTCTAAGTTTAAATCTTCTAGTTTTGAATTGGCCCatgtgataaatttatttgttacttCAAGTATAGTATCAAATTTTCGTGACTGGGAATTAAGAGTATTTAAAGtacatttaatcatattataagctTGAATAACATTCATACCTTTACTCTGGAGGTATAACGAAACTGGTGTTGtagatgaaaatatttgaagataAATATTTGCAGTTAATACAGTTTCATACTTAAGAAGTGAATCTCTATACATTTGAGCTTTAAATCTTATCTcttgattaaatttatcactCAAATAAATGTCATTAAGAGTCTGTATAATATCTACAAACAAAGCCTCTTTAGGAAATGAATATAATCCAAAAACTTTTGTCAAACACCTATCTTTAGACCACCAACGTGTATCaccaatatttgaaataaacttatatttactattccCCTCCCACTTATTCATTCGAAGGTACGATTCTCTAACGAATACTGCAATAGAGTTTAATAAACcgaataaataagtacattcACAAGTAACGTTAGATGTATCAATCATTACCAGATTGAGCACATGAGCATAACACCATACATGGATTTGGTCTGGACTTACTTTATTTAGCCATGCTGAAAAACCATTATACCGTCCACGCATGTTACTCGCACCATCAGTCGAACTTCCAACACATTTTGTAACATCCAAGTTCATATCTTCCAATACTTTACATAATAGATCACATAGATTTTTACCAGTACCACATTTACAGTTCACTAATGCTATTAAACGTTCTTGTACGTCATCTGTAACAAATCTAACAACAATAGCTAATTGGTCATGAACGTTTATATCCTGTGTTGAATCAATTTGAACACTAAAAAATTCagatttcttaataatttctgaaaggtttttctttaataaaacacTAATTGCATCTATAACATAATCTGCAgtagtttttgataaaaaggTAACAAATTTACCAGGACGTCCAGCATGTACAGCTTCTTTTCTGGATTCATACAACTTCTGACTTTGCATAACTGCCTTGTCTACATGTTCTTTTAACAATGGGTCATAatttgctaataataatataatttctaagaAATTTCCATGGTCTAgtgataaatcatttaaagtaTAAGCAGCCTCTGCATTTTTTGCACCCCTGTAACTGAGTCCACGTTTTCCAATTAATTTGATTGTATCAATAAGTCTTTGCAAAACTGATCTTCTTCTTTCATTTTCAAATCGTCTGACAGTATCAAGTCTTGATCGGATATCATTGgagtttataaaaagtaaaaatgcttcACTACTATTTTCATGACTAACGGATTTTTCATGTTCTTTAATTCGAGTATATGGGTTAGTACTTGAAAGTGCGGAACATCCTACTGTGAAGCGGTTGTCTTCTTTTCCAAAAGCCAAACAGAAAGAacaaaacaatgtattattttctttacagtaACTTAACCACTCTCTCTTAAATGCAACATTGTTGTGTACACTGTAGTATACTTTATTTGggttgaataaaatgttttcaaacgGTTGTATAGGAtgagatttaaaaaagttgtGTAGGTTTTTATCTTCaggtttcttaaaaatattaatatcaattatttctgttgaaacaattatttcattatctgTGTCAGTAATCTAAAACAGAACAATAAATTCCTAAGTTAAGTTCTCCCAACATAAATTGTTCAATGTAAGAGCAATTTGAAAGActgattttcttaaaattaagaaataaaataaaatattaaattaatttatactattatactgtaCCGATGAGTTATCAAGAAGTGGCAAGTTACCAATGGGTACATATTCCATTTTATCATCTACCAATTGTCTACTTTCTATTTCCTGACATTCctgtaaaattgattttgataaattatctaGTTTTGATTCCTTATTATCTGTGTCAGTAATCTAAAACAGAACAATAAATCCCTAAGTTAAGTTCTCCCAACATAAATTGTTCAGTGTAAGAGCAATTTGAAAgactaattttcttaaaattaagaaacaaaataaaatattaaattaatttatactattatactgtaCCTACCGATGAGTTATCAAGTAGTGGCAAGTTACCAGTGGATACAGATTCCATTTCATCATCTACCAATTTTCTACTATCTGTGTCCTGATGACATTCctgtaaaattgatattgataaattatctaGTTTTGATttcttagtaaataaatacaaaatattaggtaaattacattactaaaacaaaaaatgtaattgaatgtatttatactaaatacgaACCGTGGGTAAAAAAGATTCTTGAATTTGAGGAATCTGTGCATTTTGAGACTTTAactcaataatttttgatttttcattacaatCTGAAGATGGAGATGAAATCATGCTTTTATTAactgtattttgaaaaaaatataataaattattataattttataaataataaataaaaactatttactataggtacctactggctactatattatgcatttatttaaataaatataaaagatgaaatatttaaaataataaattaattgattagtttattaataattaactaaataaacttACCTTTTTGGGGAGGTCTAagaaatgatatttttgtttgtttgggATCACTCCCTGCAGCTTTTAGTTCAGCACGCCGTTTCATTCGTAACTTTTCAGCTCcaccttttaatttattttttcttttttctttatccATGATAAGCGCAgtcttaactaatttttaaatgcaattattgCAAATACGTAAATGAGAATATTGCACAATTttcccaaaataaaaaatattatagtgcgtacctacctatattacctatactagtattatagtcgtatattagtatatatttagtacggcgaacaaaatattttaatgttaagacGCACTAAAccacaataaacataaaaacatgtaACCTTTTTGATTCAGGACTGTGTAGTGTGTAGTCGATgtagaaaaaactaaattatcatttatcaagttatttcaaataactaataagtaataagtcaataagtaataataatgtaaaatgtaaacttGTGTGTTGTGTAGAAGAGTACGTAGTATGTGTGAGTTCCATGAATTGTTGCCCGTTGGTCGTTGGACGATATTACGATAATTGTGGGAAAACCCATACAATAATACGGTCAAttggaattatatttatttttataaacatgctGGCAGGACGCAGCACACAACTAGTACTATATTTACTTGGTAcatatatggtataatatggtattatcaattgacaattttattcTTGAGAATCAAATAACCAATACACTATACAtcagtattatacattaatacagcTGAcgcaattattgtttaaaccgTGTATTTggatctatattttaattttactatatcaCTATATAGAAATACTAGAATACTTTggtccaaaaataataacggcCCAAATTTTACGCGGCCCACCGAGATTTTCTCGGTAGCTCGCCGGTTCAATCCGGGCCTGAATTAACAATGTAAGCCTACTGTAAGAGGTAGGTATATAGCAACAGTGAgacatcataaattattttcaaacttttaatattttaattttaattcaattgttttaagttttattttatctaggtaaaatattaatttaaatatgtaggtattaaaatatatatataaaaaaaatagaaaacttttaagttttataatttatgccaTTCTCAACAATCTTTAGAttcagataattatattatatagtaaaatactatTGTCTCACTCTTCACTTTCATAcaacttttctaaaaatacattattctcCCTTGtgcattaaacattataataatcttatttataaaatgtataacataggtacactataatatattacgtacaaaaaaattgataaggaACTACatgatttgtatacatattgttttactGTGCCTTTGTCAGTCACTGTGACCATCTTTTCTcaactaaatgtatatttttgttaattttaatagattctTTTGGAGATGCTACAAATAAATtgcaacatattttaaactcttCAGATTCTGAATCAAACAATGTCGACCGTTTAGGTCGtggaaagagaaaaaaaattagttcaagTTCTGTAAGATCATTGTTTGAAACTGGAGTTGATGCCGATGAATCATCAGATGATGATAGCCTCGCAGTCGGTTATActattgtaagtattattattatttatataagtagtattttaatttttacatttttttattttaatttgctttTTACTCATAGGAAAACATTGGAACTcaggaaatgaaaaaaacgcCATCCAGATCATTAACAAAATTGAATGGACATCATTACACTTCAAATAATTCTTCTATCACAGATAACAACCTGCCTATTGTATGAgtcttatttaatgttaattgacttttaattgaaatacctacatattcataatttattttctagggTATTGACAAAAATCTATTCAAACGTCCATATGATTCAAGTCTTAGTAATTGTCCTACTACGTATGTTAATAtggatagtaataatttaacagttaCAACAGTTACTCCTGCTATTTTGCCTGTATTGAATACTATTAGTGACATACCATCTATCCAAGGAAACAAACATTcatacgattataataatcgtagtGTTTGTAGTTTATATGCTGGCatggacaataataatttaacagatACAACAGTTACTCCAGAAATTTTGCCTGTTAGTGACATATCTAGCCAAGGAAGAAAACGC harbors:
- the LOC126554068 gene encoding uncharacterized protein LOC126554068; the protein is MDKEKRKNKLKGGAEKLRMKRRAELKAAGSDPKQTKISFLRPPQKVNKSMISSPSSDCNEKSKIIELKSQNAQIPQIQESFLPTKSKLDNLSISILQECHQDTDSRKLVDDEMESVSTGNLPLLDNSSITDTDNKESKLDNLSKSILQECQEIESRQLVDDKMEYVPIGNLPLLDNSSKPEDKNLHNFFKSHPIQPFENILFNPNKVYYSVHNNVAFKREWLSYCKENNTLFCSFCLAFGKEDNRFTVGCSALSSTNPYTRIKEHEKSVSHENSSEAFLLFINSNDIRSRLDTVRRFENERRRSVLQRLIDTIKLIGKRGLSYRGAKNAEAAYTLNDLSLDHGNFLEIILLLANYDPLLKEHVDKAVMQSQKLYESRKEAVHAGRPGKFVTFLSKTTADYVIDAISVLLKKNLSEIIKKSEFFSVQIDSTQDINVHDQLAIVVRFVTDDVQERLIALVNCKCGTGKNLCDLLCKVLEDMNLDVTKCVGSSTDGASNMRGRYNGFSAWLNKVSPDQIHVWCYAHVLNLVMIDTSNVTCECTYLFGLLNSIAVFVRESYLRMNKWEGNSKYKFISNIGDTRWWSKDRCLTKVFGLYSFPKEALFVDIIQTLNDIYLSDKFNQEIRFKAQMYRDSLLKYETVLTANIYLQIFSSTTPVSLYLQSKGMNVIQAYNMIKCTLNTLNSQSRKFDTILEVTNKFITWANSKLEDLNLEVATTFPVKRILKKKKMSGENTNDQPQTDPKLKYEINVYNVIYDQIISSLEKRFNTHGKLYEDISYLNPQYFINTNLPTIAFEFLSKKIQKFKPEITAGSIQTELKDFILKWPRLKKIASGSNLMEELSDEENEILIESDENTICTEKGKGNACQNCIRCVYAVLHKYNLHSSAYSHLYIVYKFVLTLSCTQIRCETTFSKLKYILNRLRNCLSQPKLETFLLMSVEKDLLQTINNEDVIDLISNKSQDLMKLLKL